The Oscillatoria sp. FACHB-1406 genome segment GGTTTAAGTTGCCCGTTCATCCCCGTTTGGTTGAAGAGAATGTTTTTTATTCAATTGTCAGCGGCGATCGCGTTTTTAGCGTCTTTCACGGCGCGGAAGCTGGCAAACTCCATTTAGCTTGGGTTCTGTTCCCCAACGACGCTAACGAGGGCAAAAACGCCAACTGGGGCGACATTTTCGCTTCGCATTCTCCCGCATGGTTGGCCGAGCATTTCCGCAACTGCCGAGACGCGATCGCAGCACCAGTGCGACTTTCCGTTCTCGTCGGGCATTGTCCCCAATGGCATCAACCGGGCGCACTGCTGTTAGGCGATGCCGCCCATCCGATGTCGCCGGTGCGCGCCCAAGGAATTAATTTAGCCTTGCGGGATGCGATCGTTGCAGCCAATCATCTCGTCCCGCTCTTGACAAACGAAGCAAATCATGAGTCGCTCGATGCGGCTCTAGGGAAAATTCAACGCGATCGCGAACCGGAAATCTTACTCGCCCAACGCTTGCAAAAAAGGGAAGCGCAGCAAGGGGAAATCCTGAGAAGCAGCAGATTGGTGCGATCTCTGCTCCTGCGCTTTCCCCCCCAACTGCGCGCCCTGGTTCGTCGTTCTTGGGTCGAGCGACAACAGAAAATGCGCAATGGCAGCGTGCCAGTTCGCTTGAGGGTTTGAGCCAATGGCTCTGCGGTAGAAGCGCTCTTCAACGCTCGGAGTGGTTCTACCGCCAAGGACAAGAGCTAAGCTACCAACAGTTTATGAAGCCACCCGATCCTTAAACAGTTTGCCCGCAGAGAAGGCCGGAACGGTCGTCGCCGGAATTTGCATGGGTTTCCCCGTTCTAGGATTGCGACCTTCGCGAGCGCGACGCTCGCGCGGCTCAAACGTGCCGAAACCCACCAGCGTGACTTTCTCGCCACCCGCAACAGCCTCTTCAATTGCCTCGGTCATAACTGAGATAATCGCGTTGACTTCCTTCTGAGACAAGCCTGTTTTTGCAGCAACAGCCTGGACTAATTCTCCTTTATTCATAATCTCGCTTAAAAGAATTGATTTGAAGCGATTTTAGCCGATTCGCGAATGATGACAAGGGGTTGGAAACACATCTTTGTCGTTCCGAACTTTGAGTGATACATTTGAACTAGCTTTTTCGGTTTGAGGAGATTTCCGAGAAAGTCAGATTTTTTCAAGGTACGAGCAAAGAAGAAGCGGTCATTAAATTTAAGAAAGATAACGGTGTTTGTGGACTGTAGAGACGTTGTATACAACGTCTCTACGCCTCTTAACAAAAAGTTAATCAGTAGTTTCTGACGATTTAGCCCTTATTTTTAATCAGCATCACCTGAATGATTTGATGAACGGTTTCCTCGGGCAGTTGCATCGCATTGCACAGACTACCGAGTAGCGATTCTTCTTCCGGGGAGACATTGCCATCCGCCAAAATGAGGTCGGTTGCGATCGCGAAGGTTGTATCGTAGAGATCGTGCGGTAACGTTGACATCGCTGCGTTGAAGAGCGCTTCCGAACCTTCGCGGCGCAGCGTATTGCAGAGTTTATCGAACATTCGCTGCATCACATCTCTAGAGTAGCTGCGAAATAGTTTCATGCGACACAGAACGGTATTGAGCAAGCTGATTTCTTCCTCAGAGAGATAACCGTCCGCAGCAACGACAATCAGCATAATCGCAGCAAACGCTTCCGCAGGACCGAGGGTAATTTGGTTCTGCTGGAGGTTGCCTGTTTTGCGGAAAGAGTCGAATAAGCCCATATCTCAAATCCTTTTTTAATGGGGAATTTGTCTATCTTGGCTCAACTGCTCGGTATTGTCCTCATAGTTTCAATTTTTGTAACCAAGCGATCCAAAATACCTCGATGTTGGAAAATAGCAAGGTTGCGATCCTGAAGGAATCCGCGTAGCGGTACGCGCAAAACACATCAATGTGGCGAAGTAAACATTTCTTAATTTTTCTCTCTCTTTTTGCCGTTACAGTTTTTGGTATTTGGTCTAAGTTTTATACGGGAGTAGGTCGCGAATGGCTGAATAATTCTTTCGGCGGTGTATTGTATGAGATATTGTGGTGTTTATTTTTCTTTGCATTCTTTCCCCGCAAAAAGGCAATTGCAGCGATCGCGGTTTCGGTTTTTGTCGGGACTTGCGCGCTAGAATTCCTACAATTGGTCAAAACGCCGTGGCTCGATGCCATCCGCGCTACCCTTATCGGGCGATTGTTGCTGGGAACGACGTTTGTCCCTTCCGATTTTATCTATTACGCGATCGGTTCTTTTCTCGGTTGGTTATGGATGTTATCTATTGAGAAAAGTATGAATAGGAGGCGCTAGCGAAGCATAACGCCTCTTATTGTCGGTTCGCGTCCGGGTAACTTTAAGCAATGACTTTATTCAGGGTTAGGCTTGTGACCTGAAATTACGAATTAATAATTATTTGGTTAATATTCCGCTCGATTCGACAAAAACAATGGCTGCTCATTCACTAATCGTTCCTCTTCAATCAATCGAACTTTCTCCGGGAAGTCATTTACTGATTCCCAAAATTTCTTGGGAACAGTACGAATCTCTCCTAGAAGAATGGGGAAGCGATCGCGTTATTCCTCGCATAAACTACAGTAACGGTATCTTAGAGTTAATGGCTCCCCTGCCAGCCCACGAACGCCCTCATCGCATCATTGGCTATATCGTAACAACCTTATTAGACGCGCAAGGACAAGATTGGGAAGATTTTGGTTCGACAACTTTTAAAAAATTTCAGCAAGCGGGACTCGAACCCGATACTTGCTTCTATATTCGCAACGCTCAACGAATACGCTCCCGCCAGCGTATCGATTTAGAAAACGATCCTCCTCCCGATTTAGCGATAGAATCCGACTTGACTTCAACCACAACTTTAGACGCTTATTTAACTATTCAAGTCCCAGAAGTTTGGATTTATGCCAATTGCCAACTCAAAATTAAGCTTCTTACCTCGGAAGGTTATCAAGAAGCTAGCGAAAGTCAGATATTTCCCGACTTAGATATCCAAAAAATGATTCCTCGCTTAATCGAGCAAGCATTTGTGGAGGGAACCCGTGCGATGTTGCGATCGCTGCGCCAGCGGTTACAATCTAATGAATGATTAATAACGTCAAAAACAATAAAACAATTGATAAAAACAATGTCTCTTAATTATTAATCATCGAGTGTTTTGAAAATTAAATTCCTAGCTTTTACGAGTCTTTTTTTGCTTTCGAGTTGTACGCTGTCACCTGCACCGCGAAAACTGACGATCGCGCCCGCTCCTGCTCCCACCTCGAAACAATATACAACCGAGGCGGAATTAGTCGCAGTGGGCGATATCCTCATGCACATGGCACTGACGCGATCGGGTTACAATGCTCAAACGAAAACTTATAATTTCGATCGCTTCTTCACCGAAACTAAATCTATCATTAGCAGTGGCAATTGGGCGATCGCGAACCTGGAAACTACCCTCGCCGGATCCGAACTTGGTTACTCAGAATTTCCGCTCTTTAATGCTCCCGCTCCCATCGTTGATGCGGCAAAAAAAGCCGGATTTAATATCTTGACAACGGCAAACAATCATGCTCTAGATAAAGGCGAAATTGGCGTTCTCAATACAATTAAAAATATTCGATCGCGCGGCGTGGCTTCAACCGGAACGGCAAGTTCTCCCCAAGAAGCCCAAAAGATTTTAATTGTTACCAAAAATCAAATCTCAATGGCAATTCTTGCCTATTCTTTTAGTACCAACGGTATCCCCATTCCTCAAGGTAAAAACTATTTAGTTTCCCTTATTGACAAAGCAAAAATTCTTAAAGATATTGCCAGAGCGAAACAGCAAGGAGCCGATGTTGTTGCGATCGCGCTTCATTTTGGGGAGGAATACCAGCGCCATCCTACCGACGAACAAAAGCAATTAGTCAAAACCTTAATTCAAGGAGGAGCGGATATTATTCTCGGCAGTCATCCCCACGTCGTACAACCCTATCAAATCTTGAATGTTGTCGGGCGAGATGGCAAGCCTAGAAAAGGAGTTGTTATTTATTCGATGGGTAACTTTATTGCTTATCAACTTGGTCATTATAAAGATTTAGGCGTTATTTTTAAAGTTAAGCTTCGCAAGCAATTTCCCGAAGAAACGCTGACCATTACTAAGGTCGAAGCGATTCCAACTTACACGCAAAACTATACCCTAAACGGTAAGTTGAATTTTCGAGTTTTACCGATCGCGGCAACCTTAAGCCGCCCGAAGGATCCCTTGATTCCCGCTTCAAAGTATCCCGTTTTAAAAGAACAACTCACAGACATGAATCGCCATTTAAATTCCTTGAGGGGAAGTAGATAATGGGCAACGTTGAGACACCAAGAGTGTATTTCTCGAATTACGAATTACGAATTACGAATTACGAATTATTTTTGAATTAGCGGCGCGAGAATTTTTGGCGGACGCGATCGCGCAAAAGCTCCAATTCCGGCAGTTTAAATTGCAGCGCAACCAGGAAAAACACCACGAACGCGATCGCGCTGGCAAATCCTAAGTCCAGCACTAAAAAGAGTGGCTTATCCGTTCCCACAGCTTGCTCCCAACCCCAATTAAACGCCCAACTACACGCACTCGCAAGGATGCTCCCCAATGTCAGTCCGGCAAAGATCGAACCCCATTCGACTAAAGGCAATCCTCCCAAGCGACGATGCAAAATCCAGAGCAGGCAAACCATCGAGAAAAAGTTTACGCTTACGGTAGCCATAACTAACCCCGGTGTGGCGAAATACTCGATCAAAAAATAATCTAAAACAGCGTTGATAAAAATATTGATAATGCTGACGCGGAAGGGCGTTTCGCCATCGCCGAGGGCGTAGAAAACCCGCACGAGAATATCGCGCCCCAGATAGAAAAACATCCCAAAACCGTAAGCCATCAATACGGGGGCGACAATTGCGGAAGCTTTAGCATCAAAGGCGTAGCGTTCGTAGATGAGGCGGACAATGGGAACGGCGAGGGCAATAAAAATCGCTGTCAGAGGCAGCATCGATAGGGCAGTAAGGATTAAGCCTTGGCGAATGCGAAGTTTGAGATCGCTGCGGTGTTCGATCCCCGTGAGGCGGGAGAAAACGGGCAGCAACGGCACCAGCAGCATATTGGAGATAATCCCCAAGGGCGTTAAGACGATGAAGTTGGCGTAGCGCATGGCAGCGGCAGCCCCTTCAATCGCTGAGGCAAAGTACAAATCGGTGTAAACGTTGATGTGTAGCATCCCGGAGGAGAGGGCGGCGGGAGCCATTACTTTCATAACATCGCTAACGCCGGGAGTGCGCCAATCGAAGCGCAGTTTTAGGGTTCCTAAACCGCCTCGCCATTGTTCCACCAGTTGCACCAACCATTGCAAGATGCCGCCCGCGAGGGTGGTTCCAGCGAGGACAATCCCGCCAAGGGTGATGTATTGGGGGGCTTGGATGCGATCGCCTAAATACAGCATCAGTCCGCCCAAACCCACCAGCGTTACGACACTCGAAAAGATAGGGCTGATACTGGGCAACCAGTAGCGATCGCTTGCATTCAGAGTGCCGAACCCAATCCCAATTAAGCCTGCCAGAATGGACAGGGGAGCCATAATCTGGAGTTGTTGAACTGCACTAGCGCGCGTCGTCGGTTCCAATCCGGGGGCGAGGATATCGATGAAGAGTCCGGCGAAGGCGATTAATACCGCGACGATCGCGATAAAGATAATGCTGACGAAGGTGGTAACGGTTTCGACAATCGGCGCGGCTTCTTCTTTTTTGCGTTTGGCGAGGACGCTGACGAGGGCGCTGTGAAAAGGCCCGTTGATACCGCCAAGCAGGATGAGAAGGAAGCCCGGGATAACGTAAGCGTAGGCGTAGGCGTTGACAACCGGGCCCACGCCAAAGGCAGCCGCGATCGCAACTTCCCGAAAGAGTCCAAAAACTTTACTGATTAAGGTAGCAACGGCAACAATGCCAGCAATTTTAGCGAGGGAACGGGAAGAGGTACGATCGGCGGACACTTTTTGATTCAATTGAGAGTAAGGGGTTGTTGGTGATGGACGAGGGGAGTTTTAGGAACACCGAGCCGTTATTAAGGCTCCGGCTTCAAGGCCTGAAACTTTAAGATTTTAGAGGATAAACTTTCCACGGATTCTCGACCAAAAAGTTCATCTTTGAGTTTTAAGTAATCTCCTTTGCCCAGATTGCAGGCTGCCCAAAACCGAGCAACTTTAGACGCTTCCATATTAGATACAAGAATGTGAAATCCTTCTTCCAAAACTTGCTGCTCGCTTTTAACTTGGATATTCATTAGCGCTCTCCAATACAAAATCCACTGGGTTTATTACTCTCAGGCTTAGTCCCGAACAGCGATTAATAAGCCGTTTGTCACAAGTAATGAAATAGTGACTCCCACTCGCTTCGGCAGACGCAATATGCAAAGCGTCGATCGCCTTCAATCCATTATCCTCTAAATTACTCGCTCTCTGAGCGATCGCATCATTAATCTCTTGTTTAAACTCAGAAAGCTGAAGATATCGATTCATTGCTTCTTGTTTGATTGGAAAAGGATTGCGACTATTCTCATACTCTAGAACTGACGAACTTATCAGTTCAAAATATTTTGCCTCAATCA includes the following:
- a CDS encoding FAD-dependent monooxygenase, translated to MKQVVIVGAGPTGATLALLLVRCGIGVTLIEAAKDFDRVFRGEALMPSGLDALAQMGLSPLLERIPHRPLAAWEFIIEGQQLFRVEEPMGASRPCTLIAQPPLLEALIEEARSHPNFEFIGGVAVKDLLWEEGRVAGVKLADGREIASSLVIGADGRGSAVRQRAGLKLITQPKSIDVLWFKLPVHPRLVEENVFYSIVSGDRVFSVFHGAEAGKLHLAWVLFPNDANEGKNANWGDIFASHSPAWLAEHFRNCRDAIAAPVRLSVLVGHCPQWHQPGALLLGDAAHPMSPVRAQGINLALRDAIVAANHLVPLLTNEANHESLDAALGKIQRDREPEILLAQRLQKREAQQGEILRSSRLVRSLLLRFPPQLRALVRRSWVERQQKMRNGSVPVRLRV
- a CDS encoding HU family DNA-binding protein → MNKGELVQAVAAKTGLSQKEVNAIISVMTEAIEEAVAGGEKVTLVGFGTFEPRERRAREGRNPRTGKPMQIPATTVPAFSAGKLFKDRVAS
- a CDS encoding tellurite resistance TerB family protein, translating into MGLFDSFRKTGNLQQNQITLGPAEAFAAIMLIVVAADGYLSEEEISLLNTVLCRMKLFRSYSRDVMQRMFDKLCNTLRREGSEALFNAAMSTLPHDLYDTTFAIATDLILADGNVSPEEESLLGSLCNAMQLPEETVHQIIQVMLIKNKG
- a CDS encoding DUF2809 domain-containing protein, giving the protein MWRSKHFLIFLSLFAVTVFGIWSKFYTGVGREWLNNSFGGVLYEILWCLFFFAFFPRKKAIAAIAVSVFVGTCALEFLQLVKTPWLDAIRATLIGRLLLGTTFVPSDFIYYAIGSFLGWLWMLSIEKSMNRRR
- a CDS encoding Uma2 family endonuclease — protein: MAAHSLIVPLQSIELSPGSHLLIPKISWEQYESLLEEWGSDRVIPRINYSNGILELMAPLPAHERPHRIIGYIVTTLLDAQGQDWEDFGSTTFKKFQQAGLEPDTCFYIRNAQRIRSRQRIDLENDPPPDLAIESDLTSTTTLDAYLTIQVPEVWIYANCQLKIKLLTSEGYQEASESQIFPDLDIQKMIPRLIEQAFVEGTRAMLRSLRQRLQSNE
- a CDS encoding CapA family protein; this encodes MKIKFLAFTSLFLLSSCTLSPAPRKLTIAPAPAPTSKQYTTEAELVAVGDILMHMALTRSGYNAQTKTYNFDRFFTETKSIISSGNWAIANLETTLAGSELGYSEFPLFNAPAPIVDAAKKAGFNILTTANNHALDKGEIGVLNTIKNIRSRGVASTGTASSPQEAQKILIVTKNQISMAILAYSFSTNGIPIPQGKNYLVSLIDKAKILKDIARAKQQGADVVAIALHFGEEYQRHPTDEQKQLVKTLIQGGADIILGSHPHVVQPYQILNVVGRDGKPRKGVVIYSMGNFIAYQLGHYKDLGVIFKVKLRKQFPEETLTITKVEAIPTYTQNYTLNGKLNFRVLPIAATLSRPKDPLIPASKYPVLKEQLTDMNRHLNSLRGSR
- the murJ gene encoding murein biosynthesis integral membrane protein MurJ → MSADRTSSRSLAKIAGIVAVATLISKVFGLFREVAIAAAFGVGPVVNAYAYAYVIPGFLLILLGGINGPFHSALVSVLAKRKKEEAAPIVETVTTFVSIIFIAIVAVLIAFAGLFIDILAPGLEPTTRASAVQQLQIMAPLSILAGLIGIGFGTLNASDRYWLPSISPIFSSVVTLVGLGGLMLYLGDRIQAPQYITLGGIVLAGTTLAGGILQWLVQLVEQWRGGLGTLKLRFDWRTPGVSDVMKVMAPAALSSGMLHINVYTDLYFASAIEGAAAAMRYANFIVLTPLGIISNMLLVPLLPVFSRLTGIEHRSDLKLRIRQGLILTALSMLPLTAIFIALAVPIVRLIYERYAFDAKASAIVAPVLMAYGFGMFFYLGRDILVRVFYALGDGETPFRVSIINIFINAVLDYFLIEYFATPGLVMATVSVNFFSMVCLLWILHRRLGGLPLVEWGSIFAGLTLGSILASACSWAFNWGWEQAVGTDKPLFLVLDLGFASAIAFVVFFLVALQFKLPELELLRDRVRQKFSRR
- a CDS encoding PIN domain-containing protein: MTRIYLDTSAYNRPFDDQTQPKIFLESQAVTLVLQMIEAKYFELISSSVLEYENSRNPFPIKQEAMNRYLQLSEFKQEINDAIAQRASNLEDNGLKAIDALHIASAEASGSHYFITCDKRLINRCSGLSLRVINPVDFVLESANEYPS